Genomic DNA from Alicyclobacillus fastidiosus:
CTGAGATCGCTCCAGAAGCATCACTGTACCACATGTACAACCACCTCACCTTCGCCCCAGCGAAATCCCTGGGTCCGCGCAGAAAATTGGAGAAGATCGCGGATAGTCTGCTGCCCAACGCCCTTCAAGTACCGCAAAAGGTTCTGTAAGGACATGCTGACGGCTCAGGCAGTTTGGCGTATTGAGCTTGTTCTGGCGCGTGCGCATAAGGGTTGGAGAGAACATCAAGAAGCTTCTCCATGACGCTGGAGTCATCGTGTTGAACGGCCGCTTCCAGTGCCTCTTCAACTCGATGGTTCCGAGGGATCAGTGCGGGGTTGCTTTTCCGCATCAGCTGTTGGGAATCATTCTTCGATTCGTTTTGTCTACCAAGTCTCGACTGCCAAAGTTGATACCACTCGGTAAATTCTGCAGTACCAAAGAGGACCATACTTTCTGGCTGATCATACGTAAATGACAAGAAGGTATTTGTAAAATCTGCGTGATATTTTCCCATCATGTCGAGGAGGTCTTGAACCAGGGATTCATCCTCTGGTTCTTCATTAAAGATCCCAAGTTTTGCTCTCATTCCAGCCAGCCAATGACGGTGATACAACGCCATAAACTTCGAAATGGCATTGCCCGCCAATTGGACGGCCTGGTCTTCATTCTCATCGAGAATCGGTAATAAGGCTTCAGCAAATCTCGTGAGATTCCACGCGCCAATCTGCGGCTGATTCCCATACGCATACCGGCCATGCGTATCAATGGAACTGAATACGGTGGCTGGGTCATAGGTATCCATAAAAGCACAAGGGCCATAATCAATGGTTTCTCCGCTAATGGCCATGTTATCGGTGTTCATGACCCCGTGAATGAAGCCGACGAGTTGCCACTTGGCGATGAGCTCCGCTTGACGCTTAGTGACTTCCTCAAGCAGAGCTACATATCGGTTTTCATGAGTCTCAATGTCCGGAAAATGTCTTTGTAATGTATAGTCAGCCAAGGTGCGGAGATCCTGCTCAGAGCCCCATGCTGCAGCGTATTGAAAGGTGCCTACCCGCAGATGGCTGGCAGCTACTCGAGTCAGAATAGCTCCAGGAAGGTACGTTTCGCGAATAATGGTTTCGCCGGTTGCGGTCACCGACAAGCTGCGGGTGGTCGGAATCCCGAGCGCGTGCATCGCTTCGCTGATGATGTATTCGCGCAACATGGGCCCAAGCGCGGCGCGACCATCGCCTCGGCGGGAGTATGGCGTTCTGCCTGAACCCTTGAGTTGGATATCAACCCGTTTCCTATGGGGTGTGATTTGTTCCCCAAGCAGCAGAGCTCGACCATCCCCTAGCATCGTAAAATGTCCGAATTGATGCCCAGCGTAAGCTTGAGCAAGAGGGTACGCGCCTTCCGGGACCTGATTTCCGGAAAATACCGCTTCGCCATAACTACTCTGCAGCGCTTCGACATTGAGCCCTAAAGATACCGCAAGCGGATGGTTCAGAATGATCAACTTCGGTGCACGGACAGAGGTTGCAGTCACTTCGCTGTAAAACAATTTCGGCATACGAGCGTAACTGTTGTCGAAATTCCAACCTGCTTGTATGGTTATTTTGTTCTCTGTCATCGTATATCCGTTTCCCCTTGTATTGTTTTATCATCGATTTTCTTATAGTGCTTGAGTATTGTATCCCGTACTTGGTAGACGATGCTCATGTGCAATATCTGTTTGAAGTAATTTCATGTCTTTACGATGGGCAATACTTCTGCCTCTTACGCTAGAAAGGTTACGCAGACCATGGACCAGGACCTTGTCAAGAAGTTGCGTTACAAAGAGCCATCGTGTTACATGCGCCAGAGGGTTTCGATCTCGGTATCCCATTGGCGCAAGAACTCGAAGGTTCATTCAAATTGCTGCAGTGATGCATCCGGACGTTACTGAGACGAGGGAATGGGGCCATGAGTGACCTCTCTTTTGGGCGAAGACGCGCTGTTCTGGCTCTTCTATCCGAACAAACTTTTCGCCGTTTATCTTCAGGATATCGAGGACAATTAACGGTTCTAATACAGCGAACTACCTCTTCTATTTGAAACGACCTACCCGATTTTATGGTGTGGATGAGTTGAAAATCATTAGTTTGATAAACGCAAAACGTGCCTACGGTGCTTTTTATATAGAGCAAGTCATCATTCATCGAAAAAAGTACATGACTTGGATGATTCGGTTTGGAAAGCTCCGCGACTTTTTCCCAAGTTTCTGTATCGAATATGAGGGTTTCCCGCCCGTGGTATGGTAGAACCACCTATTGTTATGAGACATACCCATCTCGTAACAAGTTCTTAGCTTTTTAACAAGGTTCATTTCGAACATGGTCGATTTCCCACCGTTCTGACCGTCATAGAGCAGTAGTTTTTGGGAAGGAGTTACAGCGTTATTCACCAAGACTTTTAGCGACTCTGTCCGACCACATCCAGCCAAAAGCAATGGGACAGAACAGACAATAGCAAAGATAAATTTCTTCAAATTTAGCTCCCCACTCCCCCATAAACATAAATAGAAATCATATTGCACATTTTGCCCAGTAGTGCAATAATACCTGGCCCTCAGTTGCTGTATGTTCATGCGTTTTTGCAGCAACAGTACTTATGGGACTTGTGCACCCATTTGTTCAATAAGCATTGGTCTCTTTTAACTGCTGAAAACATCCCCCCGTTACAAGTTTTGCTATAAATCGTAAATACAATGTGTGGCCTTACAGCTGTTCGCGGGTCAGTTGTTTGAGAATTTATGTGTTGTATCCCGTTTCTCTTGGGGAACCTGACAGCGGTATTCGTTGAATCTGAATAATTTCTTGCTTCGCTAAAAAAGGGCGATGATTTTGATATTCAAAACTTGAAAGCCACCGCAGTCGAATTCACATAACTAATTTATGAGATTCTTCGTTGATAAACTCTCATTGCGAATACATACGCAACAACAAGAATGCCTAAACACCATGCGAGCGCAGTCCAAATGTCATTGGCGACAGGCTCCCCGGCGAGCAAAGATCGAATCGCACCGACAATTGAGTTGACGGGTTGGTTGTTGGCAAAGACGCGGACGACTAGTGGCATAGACTGAGTGGGCACGAATGCCGAGCTGATAAACGGCAGGAAGAGAATCGGATAGGAAAATGCGCTCGCGCCGTCCACCGATTTAGCGGACAGTCCGGCAATCGTCGCAATCCATGTTAAGGCCAACGTAAATAGCGCGAGTATACCAGCTACGGCAAACCATGACAGCACCCCGGCCGATGAGCGAAAGCCCATAATCAACGCAACGAGAATGATGACGACAACCGAAATAGCGTTGGATACCAGCGAGGTCAGTACATGTCCCCACAGAATGGCCGAACGTGCTATCGGCATGGAGTGTAGCCGCTCGAATATTCCACGTTGCATATCGATAAACAAGCGGTAAGCCGTATAGGATATACCGCTTGCAATAGCCATCAGGAGTATGCCGGGCAAAAGGTAATTCACATAGTTATCCGTGCCAGTTCGAATTGCGCCGCCGAACACATAGACAAAGAGCAACATAAAAGCAATTGGCATGATGGTGACCGTGATTATGGTGTCCATGCTGCGGAATATATGACGCATGGAACGTCCAAACATAACGCCTATGTCGCCAAAAAAGTGTTTCTGTATCGCCTCCATTTACTTTTCCTCCTTTTTGCCAACGATTGCGAGGAATATCTCTTCCAATGTAGGTTGTTTTTCAACATACTCCACTTTCACGGGAGGAAGCAGTTTTTTTAGCTCCGCGAGCGTGCCGTTGGCGATAATCCTACCCTCGTGCAGGATGGCAATTCGATCGGCAAGCTGTTCAGCCTCATCCAAATACTGCGTGGTCAGGAATACCGTCGTACCACCGTCGGCAAGCTCTTTGACAATCTTCCAAACCTCAATGCGCGCTTCTGGGTCGAGCCCGGTGGTCGGCTCGTCTAGAAAAATGAGCTGCGGTTTTCCGACAAGGCTCATGGCGAGATCGAGCCTACGGCGCATGCCACCCGAATAGGTTGATACCCTGCGGCTGGCAGCGTCGGCCAGGCCGAACCGATGAAGCAAGTCGTCTGCAACTTGACCCGGATTTTTTAGGTGTCGTAGTTTGCCCATCATGATCAAATTTTCCCGGCCAGTCAAAATCTCGTCCACGGCGGCAAATTGCCCGGTTAGGCTGATCGATTGCCGCACATGTTCGGGCTTTAACGCAACATCGAATCCGTTTACGGCGACGGTTCCGCTGTCTTGCTTAAGTAGCGTGGTGAGAATTTTGACAATTGTTGTCTTTCCCGCCCCATTGGATCCGAGCAGGGCGAAAATACTACCCTGTTTCACTTCGAAATCTACACCCTTCAGGACATGAAGCTGTTTGTAGGACTTTTGAAGTCCTCGCACTTGGATTGCTAAGTCTTGCATATTTTCACTCCCCTATATGACCGTGACTTTTGACAAATCAACGACCCATAAGCCTTTAAGCGCAGCATAGGTCAGCTTATCCATCGTCGCGCCGTCAAAGCAGACGGTTTTGAAGGCACGGTAAGATTTGTTTGTCACGGAAAGAGGTAGACGGAATGACACGTTCTTGAGTGTCGCTCCCCTAAACGAAACGTCGTTCAGTGCAGACCTATCAAACTTGACACCGATGAAGGTCTGCCCATCGAAACAAATCCCTCGCAGATCGGAAGATTTGAAATCAACGCCGTGAAAGATACAGTTCTCAAAAGTTGCTTCTCTAAGATCGGTCGTGGTCAGCTCGACATCGGTCAGTCTTGTATCAATGAACTTCGCGCGTCTCAGGCCCGAAACGTTCACGTTGGTGCGTACAAGGACGGATTTGCGGAAGCTCGTATCCGCAAGGTCCGTGGTGGAAAAGTTACAGTCTGTCAGATTTGCCCCGTCAAAATTGGCTTCACGCACATCGCTGGCCGCAAACGAGCTGCCGGTCAAGTCTGCGCCTCCAAAGTCGGCTCCCCGCAACGCGCTCGCTTTGAATTTTCCTTTGTGTAAAGTAACACCCGCGAAGTCGCTCTCTTGCAGATTGCGGCCACTGAGGTTTATCCGCACCTGCCGCTCCAGCGAGCGAGAGAGGTTGGCGACCTCTTGTGCCGTTTGCTCAATGTCTCCAATGGTGTCAATGGTCATTTCAAAAGCCGTTTCATCGTCTTTGCCTTCGGCTTTGAGTTCACGGAACCGCTCCTGCAAATCGGAGAGAAGGTCAGCCTTTAGTTCGCTAACGCTTT
This window encodes:
- a CDS encoding YdiU family protein, which translates into the protein MTENKITIQAGWNFDNSYARMPKLFYSEVTATSVRAPKLIILNHPLAVSLGLNVEALQSSYGEAVFSGNQVPEGAYPLAQAYAGHQFGHFTMLGDGRALLLGEQITPHRKRVDIQLKGSGRTPYSRRGDGRAALGPMLREYIISEAMHALGIPTTRSLSVTATGETIIRETYLPGAILTRVAASHLRVGTFQYAAAWGSEQDLRTLADYTLQRHFPDIETHENRYVALLEEVTKRQAELIAKWQLVGFIHGVMNTDNMAISGETIDYGPCAFMDTYDPATVFSSIDTHGRYAYGNQPQIGAWNLTRFAEALLPILDENEDQAVQLAGNAISKFMALYHRHWLAGMRAKLGIFNEEPEDESLVQDLLDMMGKYHADFTNTFLSFTYDQPESMVLFGTAEFTEWYQLWQSRLGRQNESKNDSQQLMRKSNPALIPRNHRVEEALEAAVQHDDSSVMEKLLDVLSNPYAHAPEQAQYAKLPEPSACPYRTFCGT
- a CDS encoding ABC transporter permease codes for the protein MEAIQKHFFGDIGVMFGRSMRHIFRSMDTIITVTIMPIAFMLLFVYVFGGAIRTGTDNYVNYLLPGILLMAIASGISYTAYRLFIDMQRGIFERLHSMPIARSAILWGHVLTSLVSNAISVVVIILVALIMGFRSSAGVLSWFAVAGILALFTLALTWIATIAGLSAKSVDGASAFSYPILFLPFISSAFVPTQSMPLVVRVFANNQPVNSIVGAIRSLLAGEPVANDIWTALAWCLGILVVAYVFAMRVYQRRIS
- a CDS encoding ATP-binding cassette domain-containing protein — translated: MQDLAIQVRGLQKSYKQLHVLKGVDFEVKQGSIFALLGSNGAGKTTIVKILTTLLKQDSGTVAVNGFDVALKPEHVRQSISLTGQFAAVDEILTGRENLIMMGKLRHLKNPGQVADDLLHRFGLADAASRRVSTYSGGMRRRLDLAMSLVGKPQLIFLDEPTTGLDPEARIEVWKIVKELADGGTTVFLTTQYLDEAEQLADRIAILHEGRIIANGTLAELKKLLPPVKVEYVEKQPTLEEIFLAIVGKKEEK
- a CDS encoding pentapeptide repeat-containing protein, with translation MNEKLTTYLNEVFSPYDGLKSVSELKADLLSDLQERFRELKAEGKDDETAFEMTIDTIGDIEQTAQEVANLSRSLERQVRINLSGRNLQESDFAGVTLHKGKFKASALRGADFGGADLTGSSFAASDVREANFDGANLTDCNFSTTDLADTSFRKSVLVRTNVNVSGLRRAKFIDTRLTDVELTTTDLREATFENCIFHGVDFKSSDLRGICFDGQTFIGVKFDRSALNDVSFRGATLKNVSFRLPLSVTNKSYRAFKTVCFDGATMDKLTYAALKGLWVVDLSKVTVI